Genomic window (Psychrilyobacter piezotolerans):
CCGCATGTAAATATTGGAACAATAGGTCACGTAGACCATGGAAAGACAACAACAACAGCAGCAATCTCAAAAGTATTATCTGATTTAGGATTAGCTAAAGCAGTAGATTTCGCTAACATCGACCAAGCACCAGAAGAAAGAGAAAGAGGAATCACTATAAACACAG
Coding sequences:
- a CDS encoding GTP-binding protein, whose translation is MAKEQFDRSKPHVNIGTIGHVDHGKTTTTAAISKVLSDLGLAKAVDFANIDQAPEERERGITINT